One Paraburkholderia sp. IMGN_8 DNA window includes the following coding sequences:
- a CDS encoding DUF2946 family protein, which translates to MDDIVRQALTKWPNVPSCTGWLLLDRRGNWRMRDEAAQASGAPGTPIRHAALLAFINRNYEADERGQWFFQNGPQRVYVELGYTPWVVRLSADADGVLSLTDQAGGAFEPSAVFVDDEGGILFVDGSVPPRVAVLHDHDLGVFSDHAKLADDAVSGDFFWRDGVILPLRPVRRGDVAARFGFVVSPAEGQ; encoded by the coding sequence ATGGATGACATCGTCAGGCAGGCCTTGACCAAATGGCCGAATGTGCCGAGTTGCACGGGTTGGTTGTTGCTCGACCGGCGCGGCAACTGGCGCATGAGGGATGAGGCTGCGCAGGCTAGTGGTGCGCCTGGTACGCCGATTCGGCATGCGGCGTTGCTGGCGTTTATCAATCGGAATTACGAGGCGGATGAACGTGGACAGTGGTTTTTTCAGAATGGGCCGCAGAGGGTTTATGTCGAGTTGGGGTACACGCCCTGGGTTGTGAGGTTATCCGCCGATGCTGACGGGGTGCTTTCTTTGACTGATCAAGCTGGGGGCGCTTTTGAACCTTCGGCTGTGTTTGTCGATGATGAAGGCGGAATTCTGTTTGTTGATGGCTCGGTGCCGCCGAGAGTTGCTGTTTTGCATGATCATGATCTGGGAGTTTTTTCTGATCATGCAAAGTTGGCTGACGATGCCGTCAGTGGGGATTTTTTCTGGCGAGATGGGGTTATTTTGCCGCTACGGCCTGTGCGGCGAGGTGATGTTGCTGCGCGGTTTGGGTTTGTTGTTAGCCCGGCAGAGGGGCAGTAG
- a CDS encoding alpha/beta fold hydrolase, with protein MSTLYRKSPAPKDVPRPEGSPLGRLGDWGTTHDKSASPGTARAAAAVEATADLLYRAPLWLPNRHVQTIVPSLFARRPAVTFRRERWDTPDGDFIDLDWVVHDGQSVGPSSASVTLEAPADDAPLFVLFHGLEGSSASHYALSLMAGAREYGWHGVVPHFRSCSGPLNLLPRFYHLADSNEVDWVLRRLRAAHRGPIVAAGVSLGGNVLLRWLGERREDASSVISAAAAVSAPIDVHAGGRALAQGFGMIYTRNFLKTLKQKAEQKLIQFPGLFDRDTMLASRTMYEFDNVVTAPLHGFRDTDDYWSSATTRPLLPHIAVPTLVLNARNDPFLPSEALPSRHEVSSAVELDQPRHGGHAGFMTGPFPGRIDWLSRRVFGYLERHVDHG; from the coding sequence ATGAGTACGCTCTACAGGAAGTCCCCCGCCCCGAAGGATGTCCCGCGCCCCGAAGGAAGTCCTCTTGGGAGATTGGGGGATTGGGGGACGACGCACGACAAATCCGCTTCTCCCGGCACGGCCCGCGCCGCGGCTGCCGTCGAGGCAACTGCCGATCTGCTCTACCGTGCGCCGCTCTGGCTGCCGAACCGGCATGTGCAAACCATCGTCCCGTCATTGTTCGCGCGCCGCCCGGCGGTCACTTTCCGGCGCGAGCGCTGGGACACGCCAGACGGCGACTTCATCGATCTCGATTGGGTTGTGCACGATGGCCAGTCCGTTGGCCCGTCGAGCGCCTCCGTTACTCTGGAAGCTCCAGCCGACGACGCCCCGCTGTTCGTGCTGTTCCATGGCCTCGAAGGCAGTTCGGCGTCGCACTATGCCTTGTCGCTGATGGCCGGCGCGCGCGAATATGGCTGGCACGGCGTGGTGCCGCACTTTCGCAGTTGCAGCGGACCGTTGAATCTTCTGCCGCGTTTCTATCATCTTGCCGACAGCAACGAAGTGGACTGGGTGCTGCGGCGGTTGCGTGCCGCGCATCGCGGGCCGATCGTGGCCGCGGGCGTGTCGCTTGGCGGCAATGTGCTGCTGCGCTGGCTCGGTGAGCGGCGCGAGGACGCGTCGTCGGTCATCTCGGCCGCCGCGGCGGTTTCGGCGCCGATCGACGTACATGCCGGCGGACGCGCGCTGGCGCAGGGATTCGGCATGATCTATACGCGCAATTTCCTGAAGACGCTGAAGCAGAAAGCCGAGCAGAAGCTCATCCAGTTTCCGGGTTTGTTCGACCGTGACACGATGCTCGCGAGCCGCACGATGTATGAGTTCGACAACGTGGTGACAGCGCCGCTACACGGCTTTCGCGATACCGACGATTACTGGAGCAGCGCGACCACGCGGCCATTGTTGCCGCACATTGCGGTACCCACGCTGGTGTTGAACGCGCGCAACGATCCGTTCTTGCCGAGCGAGGCGTTGCCGTCGCGGCATGAAGTGTCGTCGGCCGTCGAACTCGATCAACCCAGACACGGCGGCCACGCCGGCTTTATGACCGGACCGTTCCCGGGCCGCATCGACTGGCTGTCGCGGCGCGTGTTCGGCTACCTGGAGCGGCACGTCGATCATGGATGA
- a CDS encoding nuclear transport factor 2 family protein has protein sequence MPRFAHIFEAAADTLNAYYQAVAEVNIDSLMGLWIDEEFVSCICADGSHLHGLDSIRAGLQIQLEAAPVSIEPLDIRVYDSLGTVVYAIAEAHRPANPSTTPTMVFTTYVMVHERGEWRIAHIHASPMPNEAASQFAAKMRHGQGALH, from the coding sequence ATGCCACGTTTTGCCCATATCTTCGAAGCCGCCGCCGATACCCTGAACGCCTATTACCAGGCCGTCGCCGAGGTCAATATCGACAGCTTGATGGGCCTGTGGATCGATGAGGAGTTCGTCAGTTGCATCTGCGCCGACGGCTCGCATCTGCACGGCCTCGACAGCATTCGCGCCGGCTTGCAGATCCAGCTGGAAGCCGCGCCGGTGTCGATCGAGCCGCTCGATATCCGCGTCTACGACAGCCTCGGCACCGTCGTCTACGCAATTGCTGAAGCGCACCGGCCGGCCAATCCGTCCACCACGCCGACAATGGTGTTCACCACGTATGTGATGGTTCATGAGCGCGGCGAATGGCGCATTGCGCATATTCACGCAAGCCCGATGCCAAACGAGGCCGCGAGCCAGTTCGCCGCGAAGATGCGGCATGGCCAAGGGGCGTTGCATTGA
- the waaF gene encoding lipopolysaccharide heptosyltransferase II, translating into MRRALVIAPNWIGDALMAQPLFARLVKLHPRIVIDAVAPSWVAPVLERMPEIRDVYATDLAHGKLQMLRRWQLSSDLRDVGYDAAYVLPNSLKSALIPWMAGIALRIGYTGESRYGLLNVRHANPRKDERPPMVGHYAALAYAPGAKVPGDLPMPRLDADLNEASRVSARFNLDTRVPLLVFCPGAEYGPAKRWPPEHFAALAQMVGQSFPYTQIVALGSPKDAPLAQAIAEKAPNVRNLCGQTALGEACALISRANAVVTNDSGLMHVAAALRRPLVAVYGSTDPRHTPPLSELAKVQWLHLECSPCFERECPLGHLNCLKQLSAEQVFGDLRGMLLAQR; encoded by the coding sequence ATGCGTCGCGCGTTGGTTATCGCACCGAACTGGATCGGTGACGCATTGATGGCGCAGCCGCTGTTCGCGCGCCTCGTGAAATTGCATCCGCGCATCGTGATCGACGCGGTCGCGCCTTCGTGGGTCGCGCCCGTGCTCGAACGGATGCCCGAGATCCGCGACGTCTACGCAACCGATCTCGCGCACGGCAAGCTGCAGATGCTGCGCCGCTGGCAACTGTCGAGCGACTTGCGCGACGTCGGCTACGACGCGGCCTATGTGCTGCCGAACTCGCTGAAGTCGGCGCTGATTCCGTGGATGGCGGGTATTGCGCTACGTATCGGCTATACCGGCGAAAGCCGCTACGGTCTCTTGAACGTGCGCCACGCGAATCCGCGCAAGGACGAGCGCCCGCCAATGGTCGGCCATTACGCCGCCCTCGCCTACGCGCCCGGCGCCAAGGTCCCCGGCGATCTGCCGATGCCGCGGCTCGACGCGGACCTGAACGAGGCGTCGCGCGTGTCGGCGCGCTTCAATCTGGATACGCGCGTGCCGCTGCTGGTGTTCTGCCCCGGCGCCGAGTATGGCCCGGCCAAGCGCTGGCCACCCGAGCATTTCGCAGCGCTTGCGCAGATGGTCGGCCAGTCGTTCCCATACACACAGATCGTCGCGCTCGGTTCGCCGAAAGACGCGCCGCTGGCCCAGGCGATCGCCGAGAAGGCGCCGAACGTACGCAACCTGTGCGGCCAGACCGCGCTCGGCGAGGCTTGCGCGTTGATCTCGCGGGCCAACGCGGTCGTCACCAACGATTCGGGCCTGATGCACGTGGCCGCCGCGCTGCGCCGGCCGCTCGTGGCTGTGTACGGTTCGACCGATCCGCGCCACACGCCGCCCTTGTCCGAGCTTGCGAAGGTACAATGGCTCCATCTCGAATGCAGCCCCTGTTTTGAGCGCGAGTGTCCGCTCGGTCATCTGAACTGCCTGAAGCAGTTGAGCGCCGAGCAGGTATTCGGCGATTTACGCGGCATGTTGCTCGCGCAACGCTGA
- a CDS encoding zinc-finger domain-containing protein, which produces MSEIKEMPLVELSAKDLPAYCPNPAMPRWSAHPRVFIDVTHGEARCPYCSTRYKLRDGEVVRGH; this is translated from the coding sequence ATGAGCGAAATCAAGGAAATGCCGCTGGTCGAACTGTCGGCGAAAGACCTGCCGGCGTACTGCCCGAATCCGGCAATGCCGCGCTGGAGCGCGCATCCGCGCGTCTTTATCGATGTCACGCACGGCGAAGCGCGTTGCCCGTACTGCAGCACGCGCTACAAGCTGCGCGACGGCGAAGTGGTCAGAGGTCATTGA
- a CDS encoding branched-chain amino acid transaminase, translating to MSMADRDGKIWMDGKLIDWRDAKIHVLTHTLHYGMGVFEGVRAYKTADGGTAIFRLQEHTKRLLNSAKIFQMDVPFDHETLAAAQREVVRENKLESCYLRPIIWVGSEKLGVSAKGNTIHVAIAAWPWGAYLGEDGLQKGIRVKTSSFTRHHVNVSMVRAKASGWYVNSILANQEATADGYDEALLLDVDGYVSEGSGENFFLVNNGKLYTPDLSSCLDGITRDTVITLAKDAGIEVIEKRITRDEVYTCDEAFFTGTAAEVTPIRELDNRTIGSGARGPITEKLQAGFFDIVNGRSEKYAHWLTKI from the coding sequence ATGTCAATGGCCGACCGCGACGGCAAGATCTGGATGGATGGCAAGCTCATCGACTGGCGCGATGCCAAGATCCACGTGCTCACCCACACGCTGCATTACGGCATGGGCGTTTTCGAGGGCGTGCGCGCCTACAAGACGGCCGACGGCGGCACCGCGATTTTCCGCCTGCAGGAACACACCAAGCGCCTGCTGAACTCGGCGAAGATCTTCCAGATGGACGTGCCGTTCGACCACGAAACGCTCGCCGCCGCGCAGCGCGAAGTGGTCCGCGAAAACAAGCTCGAGTCCTGCTACCTGCGCCCGATCATCTGGGTCGGCTCGGAAAAGCTCGGCGTGTCGGCCAAGGGCAACACGATCCACGTGGCGATCGCCGCCTGGCCGTGGGGCGCCTATCTCGGCGAAGACGGCCTGCAGAAGGGCATCCGCGTGAAGACCTCGTCGTTCACGCGCCATCACGTGAACGTGTCGATGGTCCGCGCGAAGGCGTCGGGCTGGTACGTGAACTCGATCCTCGCCAACCAGGAAGCCACCGCTGACGGTTACGACGAAGCGCTGCTGCTCGACGTGGACGGCTACGTGTCGGAAGGCTCGGGTGAGAACTTCTTCCTCGTGAATAACGGCAAGCTGTACACGCCGGATCTGTCGTCGTGCCTCGACGGCATCACGCGTGACACGGTCATCACGCTGGCGAAAGACGCGGGCATCGAAGTGATCGAAAAACGCATCACGCGCGACGAGGTCTACACTTGCGACGAAGCGTTCTTCACCGGCACGGCCGCCGAAGTCACGCCGATCCGCGAACTCGACAACCGTACGATCGGCTCGGGCGCACGCGGCCCGATCACCGAGAAGCTGCAAGCGGGCTTCTTCGACATCGTGAACGGCAGGAGCGAGAAGTACGCGCACTGGCTGACCAAGATCTAA
- a CDS encoding AzlC family ABC transporter permease, which produces MLARLSDTDRRAFRQGARDYSPTLMAIFSWGLVTGIAMSKSVLTLPQALTMSLLCYAGSSQLAVLPLLAAKLPVWTVLLTAAMVNTRFVIFSAGLAPHFSYLPMWRRIVLGYFNGDVIYLLFQKKSFQTGYVPGKEAYFWGMAVCSWLSWQVSSIVGILLASLIPDNWGLALAGTLALLPIMVTAIATRSTLVAVSIAGVVSLLALDLPYRLALPLAVIAAIIAGSAADLMVERADLRRIRNSAGDSP; this is translated from the coding sequence ATGCTCGCTCGCCTGTCAGATACCGATCGCCGTGCCTTCCGTCAGGGCGCGCGCGACTATTCGCCCACGCTGATGGCGATTTTCTCCTGGGGCCTGGTAACCGGCATCGCGATGAGCAAGTCCGTGCTCACGCTGCCGCAGGCGCTCACCATGTCGCTGCTGTGCTACGCCGGCTCGTCGCAACTGGCGGTGCTGCCGCTCCTCGCGGCCAAGCTGCCGGTGTGGACCGTGCTGCTCACGGCCGCGATGGTCAATACGCGTTTCGTGATCTTCAGCGCCGGTCTCGCGCCGCATTTCTCCTATCTGCCGATGTGGCGGCGCATCGTGCTCGGCTATTTCAACGGCGACGTGATCTATCTGCTGTTCCAGAAGAAAAGCTTCCAGACCGGTTACGTACCGGGCAAGGAAGCGTACTTCTGGGGTATGGCGGTCTGCAGCTGGCTGTCGTGGCAGGTGTCGTCGATCGTCGGCATTCTGCTGGCGAGCCTGATTCCGGACAACTGGGGTCTCGCGCTGGCGGGCACGCTGGCGTTACTGCCGATCATGGTGACGGCGATCGCGACGCGCTCCACGCTGGTCGCGGTCAGCATCGCCGGCGTGGTTTCGCTGCTCGCCCTCGATTTGCCGTACCGGCTCGCGCTGCCGCTGGCGGTGATCGCGGCGATCATCGCGGGCAGCGCGGCCGATCTGATGGTCGAGCGCGCCGACTTGCGCCGCATCCGTAACAGCGCCGGAGATTCCCCATGA
- a CDS encoding AzlD domain-containing protein: MTSTQIWLAIIGMTFVTAVTRAMFLIGGERTVLPERVQRMLRYAPAAALAAVVLPDVLATPDGLSFAPSNHEFYATLAGLAWFLWRRTMLGTIVVGMVVFTLMRLFM, translated from the coding sequence ATGACTTCCACACAGATCTGGCTGGCCATTATCGGCATGACTTTCGTCACCGCGGTGACACGTGCGATGTTTCTAATCGGCGGCGAGCGCACCGTGTTGCCGGAGCGCGTGCAAAGAATGCTGCGCTACGCGCCGGCCGCGGCGCTCGCCGCCGTCGTGCTGCCCGACGTGCTGGCGACCCCCGACGGCCTTTCTTTCGCGCCGTCGAATCACGAGTTTTACGCGACGCTAGCCGGTCTCGCGTGGTTTTTGTGGCGCCGCACCATGCTGGGCACGATCGTCGTCGGCATGGTTGTGTTCACGCTCATGCGGCTCTTCATGTAA
- a CDS encoding phosphoglycerate kinase → MNKVLRLSDLIADGKLSGKRVFIRADLNVPQDDQGNITEDTRIRASVPAIKAALDAGAAVMVTSHLGRPTEGDFKPEDSLAPVAKRLAELLGRDVPLVANWVENGVNVAPGSVVLLENCRVNKGEKKDSDELAQKMAKLCDVYVNDAFGTAHRAEATTHGIARYAPVACAGPLLAAELDALGNALGAPKRPLVAIVAGSKVSTKLTILKSLAEKVDQLIVGGGIANTFMLAAGLKIGKSLAEADLVNEAKAIIDAAKARGASVPIPTDVVTAKEFSPTAKAEVKAVADVQDDDLILDIGPETARVLAAQLEKAGTIVWNGPVGVFEFDQFGNGTKTLADAIAKSSAFSIAGGGDTLAAIAKYGIHDKVSYISTGGGAFLEFLEGKKLPAVEVLESRA, encoded by the coding sequence ATGAACAAGGTATTGCGTCTCTCCGATCTGATCGCCGACGGCAAGCTATCCGGCAAACGCGTGTTTATCCGCGCCGATCTGAACGTGCCGCAGGACGATCAAGGCAACATCACCGAAGACACCCGTATCCGCGCCTCCGTGCCAGCTATCAAGGCCGCGCTGGACGCAGGCGCCGCCGTGATGGTCACCTCGCACCTGGGCCGCCCGACCGAAGGCGACTTCAAGCCGGAAGACTCGCTCGCGCCGGTCGCGAAGCGTCTGGCCGAGTTGCTCGGCCGCGATGTGCCGCTGGTCGCGAACTGGGTCGAAAACGGCGTGAATGTTGCGCCCGGTTCGGTTGTGCTGCTGGAAAACTGCCGCGTCAACAAGGGCGAAAAGAAGGATTCGGACGAGCTCGCGCAAAAAATGGCGAAGCTCTGCGACGTCTACGTGAACGACGCGTTCGGCACCGCGCACCGCGCCGAAGCCACCACGCACGGTATCGCCAGGTACGCGCCCGTCGCTTGCGCCGGCCCGCTGCTGGCGGCTGAACTCGACGCGCTCGGCAATGCGCTCGGCGCGCCGAAGCGTCCGCTGGTGGCGATCGTCGCAGGCTCGAAGGTGTCGACCAAGCTGACCATCCTGAAGTCGCTGGCCGAGAAGGTCGATCAGCTGATCGTCGGCGGCGGCATCGCCAATACGTTCATGCTGGCCGCGGGTCTGAAGATCGGCAAGTCGCTCGCCGAAGCCGATCTGGTGAACGAAGCCAAGGCCATCATCGACGCGGCGAAAGCGCGCGGCGCCTCGGTGCCGATCCCGACCGACGTAGTCACGGCCAAGGAGTTCTCGCCGACCGCCAAGGCCGAAGTGAAGGCTGTCGCCGACGTTCAAGACGACGATCTGATCCTCGACATCGGACCGGAAACCGCCAGGGTGCTCGCCGCGCAACTGGAAAAAGCCGGCACGATCGTGTGGAACGGTCCGGTCGGCGTGTTCGAATTCGACCAGTTCGGCAACGGCACGAAGACGCTGGCTGACGCGATCGCCAAGTCGTCGGCGTTCTCGATTGCAGGCGGCGGCGACACGCTCGCGGCGATCGCCAAGTACGGCATCCACGATAAGGTCAGCTACATCTCGACGGGCGGCGGCGCCTTCCTCGAGTTCCTCGAAGGCAAGAAGCTGCCGGCGGTCGAAGTTCTGGAATCGCGGGCTTAA
- the pyk gene encoding pyruvate kinase, producing MHRATKIVATIGPASNTPEILLQMIQAGLDVVRLNFSHGTADDHRQRAEFVRDAARQAGREVAIMADLQGPKIRVGKFENGKTTLIAGNPFILDADCELGNDDRVGLDYKDLPRDLKPGDVLLLNDGLIVLNVVRVLGSEIHTTVKIGGELSNNKGINRQGGGLTAPALTAKDMEDIRTAMSIGVDFVAVSFPKNATDMEMARQLANIAGAPYGIKPKMIAKIERAEAIPALQGILDASDGIMVARGDLAVEVGNAAVPALQKRMIRMARESNKFVITATQMMESMIYAPVPTRAEVSDVANAVLDGTDAVMLSAESAAGKYPVQTIETMAAICVEAEKSEQSELDKDFLNRTFTRIDQSIAMGALFTAYHLGAKAIVALTESGSTALWMSRHSTHVPIFALTPRVGSERAMALYRNVTSLHLDTNTDRDTALQQALETVVRKGYASRGDMVVLTVGEPMGQAGGTNTLKIVRVGEPY from the coding sequence ATGCATCGCGCCACCAAGATTGTCGCCACCATCGGCCCGGCTTCCAATACGCCGGAAATCCTGCTGCAAATGATTCAGGCGGGGCTCGACGTGGTGCGGCTCAATTTCTCGCACGGCACGGCCGACGATCACCGCCAGCGCGCCGAATTCGTGCGCGACGCGGCCCGTCAGGCGGGCCGCGAAGTCGCCATCATGGCCGACCTGCAAGGCCCGAAGATCCGGGTCGGCAAATTCGAAAACGGCAAGACCACGCTGATCGCGGGCAACCCGTTCATCCTCGACGCCGACTGCGAACTCGGCAACGATGATCGCGTCGGCCTCGACTACAAGGACCTGCCGCGCGACCTGAAACCGGGCGACGTACTGCTGCTCAATGACGGCCTGATCGTGCTGAACGTGGTCCGCGTGCTCGGCAGCGAGATTCACACGACCGTGAAGATCGGCGGCGAACTGTCGAACAACAAGGGCATCAACCGCCAGGGCGGCGGCCTGACGGCGCCGGCGCTGACCGCGAAAGACATGGAAGACATCCGCACCGCGATGTCGATCGGCGTGGATTTTGTCGCGGTATCGTTCCCGAAGAACGCGACCGACATGGAAATGGCCCGCCAACTCGCGAATATCGCGGGCGCGCCGTACGGCATCAAGCCGAAGATGATCGCAAAGATCGAGCGCGCGGAAGCGATTCCGGCGCTGCAAGGCATCCTCGACGCGTCGGACGGCATCATGGTCGCGCGCGGCGATCTGGCTGTGGAAGTGGGCAATGCCGCAGTCCCCGCGCTGCAAAAGCGCATGATCCGGATGGCGCGCGAGTCGAACAAGTTCGTGATTACCGCGACCCAGATGATGGAGTCGATGATTTACGCGCCGGTGCCGACCCGCGCCGAAGTGTCGGACGTCGCCAACGCCGTGCTCGACGGCACGGACGCGGTGATGCTGTCGGCGGAATCGGCGGCGGGCAAGTATCCGGTGCAAACCATCGAAACGATGGCGGCCATCTGCGTCGAAGCCGAGAAGTCGGAGCAGTCGGAACTGGACAAGGATTTCCTCAACCGTACGTTCACCCGGATCGACCAGTCGATCGCGATGGGCGCGCTGTTCACCGCTTACCATCTCGGTGCGAAGGCGATTGTCGCGCTGACCGAGTCAGGCTCGACCGCGCTGTGGATGTCGCGCCACTCGACCCACGTGCCGATTTTCGCGCTTACGCCGCGAGTCGGCAGCGAACGGGCCATGGCGCTGTACCGCAACGTGACCTCGCTGCATCTGGACACCAACACCGACCGCGACACCGCGTTGCAACAGGCGCTGGAAACCGTGGTTCGCAAGGGGTACGCGTCGCGCGGCGACATGGTGGTGCTGACGGTCGGCGAGCCGATGGGGCAGGCCGGCGGGACGAACACGCTGAAAATCGTACGGGTCGGTGAGCCGTATTGA
- the fba gene encoding class II fructose-bisphosphate aldolase (catalyzes the reversible aldol condensation of dihydroxyacetonephosphate and glyceraldehyde 3-phosphate in the Calvin cycle, glycolysis, and/or gluconeogenesis), whose translation MPLVSMRQLLDHAAENGYGLPAFNVNNLEQVQAIMAAADKVNAPVIMQASAGARKYAGEAFLRHLIEAAVESYPHIPVVMHQDHGQSPAVCMAAIRSGFTSVMMDGSLEADGKTVASYEYNVEVSRKVVEAAHSIGVTVEAELGVLGSLETMKGDKEDGHGAEGTMTREQLLTDPEQAADFVKLTQCDALAIAIGTSHGAYKFSKKPTGDILSIQRIKEIHQRIPNTHLVMHGSSSVPQELLAEIREFGGDMKETYGVPVEEIQEGIKNGVRKVNIDTDLRLAITGAIRRYMAQNPGKFDPRDYLKPAREAAMKICIERYTQFGCEGQAGKIKPVSLDKIAEKYKSGDLAQVVR comes from the coding sequence ATGCCTCTCGTATCAATGCGTCAACTGCTGGACCATGCTGCCGAAAACGGCTATGGCCTTCCGGCATTCAACGTGAACAACCTGGAGCAGGTGCAGGCGATCATGGCGGCGGCCGACAAGGTCAACGCACCGGTCATCATGCAGGCATCGGCCGGCGCGCGTAAGTATGCGGGCGAGGCGTTCCTGCGCCACCTGATCGAAGCAGCAGTCGAGTCGTATCCGCACATTCCGGTCGTGATGCACCAGGACCACGGGCAGTCGCCGGCAGTCTGTATGGCGGCGATCCGCAGCGGCTTCACCAGCGTGATGATGGACGGATCGCTCGAAGCCGACGGCAAGACGGTTGCCTCGTACGAATACAACGTCGAAGTCTCGCGCAAGGTGGTTGAAGCGGCGCACTCGATCGGCGTCACGGTGGAAGCGGAACTGGGCGTGCTCGGTTCGCTGGAAACCATGAAGGGCGACAAGGAAGACGGCCACGGCGCGGAAGGCACGATGACCCGCGAGCAACTGCTGACCGATCCGGAGCAGGCTGCGGACTTCGTCAAGCTGACCCAATGCGACGCACTGGCGATCGCCATCGGCACGTCGCACGGCGCGTATAAATTCAGCAAGAAGCCGACGGGCGATATTCTGTCGATTCAGCGCATCAAGGAAATCCACCAGCGCATTCCGAACACCCATCTGGTGATGCACGGTTCGTCGTCGGTGCCGCAGGAGCTGCTCGCGGAAATCCGCGAATTCGGCGGCGACATGAAGGAAACCTACGGCGTGCCGGTCGAGGAAATCCAGGAAGGCATCAAGAACGGCGTGCGCAAGGTCAACATCGACACCGACCTGCGTCTGGCGATCACCGGTGCGATCCGCCGCTACATGGCGCAGAATCCGGGCAAGTTCGATCCGCGCGATTATCTGAAGCCGGCGCGCGAAGCCGCGATGAAGATCTGTATCGAGCGTTACACGCAATTCGGCTGCGAAGGCCAGGCCGGCAAGATCAAGCCGGTTTCGCTTGATAAAATCGCGGAGAAGTACAAGTCGGGCGACCTCGCGCAAGTCGTCCGCTAA
- a CDS encoding phosphoribosylaminoimidazolesuccinocarboxamide synthase, which yields MSTLYESTLRSLPLLGRGKVRDNYAVGNDQLLIVTTDRLSAFDVIMGEPIPNKGRVLNQMANFWFEKLKHIVPNHLTGVAPESVVAADEVEQVQGRAVVVKRLEPILVEAVVRGYLAGSGWKDYQATGAVCGVELPPGLQNAQKLPEPIFTPAAKAEMGHHDENITYNEMERRIGTELSATIRDISIKLYKEAADFAATRGIIIADTKFEFGLDNHGQLYLMDEALTADSSRFWPADQYQVGTNPPSFDKQFVRDWLETQPWKKEPPAPKLPDDVVTKTGEKYQEALERLTGQKLA from the coding sequence ATGTCTACCCTTTACGAATCCACGCTCCGCTCGCTGCCGCTGCTCGGCCGCGGTAAAGTCCGCGACAACTATGCGGTGGGCAACGACCAGTTGCTGATCGTCACGACCGACCGTCTGTCGGCCTTCGACGTCATCATGGGCGAGCCGATTCCGAATAAGGGGCGCGTGCTGAACCAGATGGCCAACTTCTGGTTCGAGAAGCTCAAGCACATCGTGCCGAATCACCTGACGGGCGTGGCGCCGGAATCGGTGGTGGCGGCAGACGAAGTCGAGCAGGTACAAGGCCGCGCCGTAGTGGTGAAGCGCCTCGAGCCGATCCTTGTCGAAGCGGTGGTGCGCGGTTATCTGGCCGGCAGCGGCTGGAAAGACTATCAGGCAACGGGCGCGGTCTGCGGCGTGGAATTGCCGCCGGGCCTGCAAAACGCACAAAAGCTGCCCGAGCCGATTTTCACGCCGGCCGCCAAGGCGGAAATGGGCCACCACGACGAAAACATCACGTACAACGAGATGGAACGGCGCATCGGCACCGAACTGTCGGCCACGATCCGCGACATCTCGATCAAGCTATACAAGGAAGCCGCTGACTTCGCGGCTACGCGCGGCATCATCATCGCGGATACGAAGTTCGAATTCGGTCTCGACAACCACGGCCAGCTGTATCTGATGGACGAAGCGCTGACTGCCGATTCGTCACGCTTCTGGCCCGCCGACCAGTACCAGGTTGGCACCAACCCGCCGTCGTTCGACAAGCAGTTCGTGCGCGACTGGCTGGAAACCCAGCCGTGGAAGAAAGAGCCGCCCGCACCGAAGCTGCCGGACGACGTTGTCACGAAGACGGGCGAGAAGTATCAGGAAGCGCTCGAACGCCTGACCGGGCAGAAGCTCGCTTAA